AACCTTCATGCAGGTAACCAATGAAAGCTATATAGCATAAGCAAAACAAAAGagtaacagaaaaaaaattgtacatACATTCAGAATTTAATACATGTAGGTTTATATATGCTTGTTTCCTTGCTTTATCATTTTGTTTTCCCTtctaaaacaaaaattacaGCAAGTTAGGCTTGCAGGCAGCAATACCTCAAATCCTTGAGAGAACAGATGATGATTTCCATTTAAAAAATCTTAATATAATGAGAGAGGCTGCAAACAAATTCTATGATGTATGCAAGGAGATCCCTTGCTTGACATGCCCTCACAAACCAGAAGGAGCCATGGCTGCGATGGTAAGTTGGATAAAGAGTTTTGAGGTTTTCATCATGTTATAAATTTAACATGGAGTCATCTTATTACGCATGAATCAATTAACAGTAAATTGAATGAATCAGGTGAAGATTAACTTCTCACAAGTTAAGGACATTGTTGATGATGTGGATTTCTGTGTCAAGCTGGCCAAAGAGGAATCTGTACTTCTTCTTCCTGGTAAGAATTCAATTGATAAATAGAATAAAGTCTTGTATGATGAGAGTTTCTCTTTATTGATTTTATTATACTTGCTTGCAGGTGTTACTGTTGGACTAAAGAATTGGCTTCGGATTAGTCTTGCTGTTGACCCTTCTGAACTTGAAGAGGGTCTTAGCAGGATAAAAGCATTCAGCCTTCGGTATGCCAAGATGTCATAAATCGTGTCACATGGGAGGCTTTGTTGAATACTAGGTTTATATATCCCATTGAGACCATCTTTATGGCAAAGTATATGTCTGAAAATAATTCTATTTTAGGTGCTTAAACAGTTTAGTTAAGGACTTGTGGCAATAAGCTCTTGTCACAAAAGAGtctattcataagctaatttgagaagcttattcaaataagttaaaaataagatatgaataaacataaactaattCGAATAGTTTAtgaaaaataagttcaaaatagCACCGTGGACGAAATACTGTCTTGAAAGCAAAATTTCGGCAGACTCTGGTGCAATCTAGTGTCAGGTTTGCTCCCCAAGGTTAACACATTCGCATGCAAGGTACTGTGCACTCAGAAATTACACATGTTAGAGTCTCTACAACAATGCTCAAAATTTGGATAGAGAGAAAGAGGGAGGAAGCTAGAAAAACCCATATAtccatttcataaaaaaatagtGTTTTACATCCTTTTATCTCACAAATGTTGTGCCTGCCCTGTTCTCTTTTTCTAGACCTCACGGCACCATCCTTGTTTAATAcacatgtaaatttttttttatcagcaaatCATTAACATAAGTAAATGACTTTGAATGGATATTAAGTTATTAACTCAAGTAAATGAGGAAATCattgaccaaaaacaaaaaagtaaatgagcaaatcagttttttttgtttgtccTTTGGCCACGGTCTCCACGGGGAAAGGGACGCCACGTGACcaatctggctcgggatacggtagtgatgtccctgTCCACAAcggtattattttttacctcagaggggatcgaacccgggccaGAAGCCTAGGCGAAATCCCTTAAAGAAATGCACATTCCCCGCTTATGTCACCCCTTGTGGTTAGCAAATCAGTTTTCAATACTCAAAACGGTATgatttttaaaacaaataacTGTTTTATTTTGGTTGAGTAACTAACAGACAGAGAATTGAAGGCTGAAATAAAAACGCTTGAATGTCATTAATCTTCATATTTTCCACGATTGTCATTTTATTGTTTGGAACATAGCTCCTCTGCTTCAGTTCATAACACTTGTATTGGTTGACTAATCTCAGACTCAGATAGACCAGAGCAAATGGAGAACGGTAGTGAGAAGTGGAATTTCCAAGGGAACAAAGGGCTCAATGCTTCAGCCATCTCTGTGAGAGGGGTGTATAACATGCTCATGGATAGCATCAGCAACaatgaaaacaacaacaacaaacctCTGGTTCGTCTCTGTCGTGTAGATCCCACCGATAATCCATTGTTTCGGACAGCCCCTGTTGCTACTGATGCTGTTGCAACTGCTGCTAACTCCTTCAACTTCTACGGTTACCCTCCCACCGCTGGCTTACCTGATGCAAAGAGGTTTGTTTCTCTAGATAAAAATGCTATTAATTTATCAAGTTGTAATAGTAGTTGGTAATAAAATGATAGTGATTAGTAAGAGCATATACGACGAGAGAATTAGTTACGACTGACTATAGTGGATACACTtgtttaaaaaatatagaaatagTAATAGGTGGAAAGGGGCATGTGATTTCTATAATCATTACTGACATTGGTAATTTGGTAATCTTATAACACATGGGTTATTTATGAAATGAGATTGCTCGAATAGCTCCGGGTGGTGGTGCACGATCTTGACTAACTTAGCTTGCATGCGGGGTGTACCTGTAGAAGACATTCTGTCGCTCAAGTTAGTCAGAGAGCAAAGAGAGAATCTTAGAGTCTAAGAAAAACTCAAAGCCTTGCATAAGACTGTCGTAACGGTCTTTCCAAGTCATTAGGAAACCTTATGGAAATATTCCCAAGGCCATAGCCACCTCTTGACAGTTGTGTGATTGTCAGTAAATATGTCACCAGGAGGCCGATTGACCTTAGTTGGGACGGGACATTCATTCACCGAGTCATCTTACTCACTTAGTTGCAAGAACTTTTGGGCTTGGCCGGAACAACATGAATATGCATTTGTAATTTCTGGAGCTAAAAATCAATTGAACATGTTTATACATGATGATCTGGTAATATATCACCATTTCCTGAACAGGGCTATTGCAAATTATCTCTCATCTGATCTTCCATACCAGTTATCACCAGACAATGTTTCTCTCACCCTTGGTGGCACACAAGCTATAGATATAATCTTACCTGCCCTCGCACGTCCTGGTGCCAACATTCTCCTTTCAAGACCAGGGTACCCTCAATATGATGCTCGCGCCGCTTGTTGTCTCCTTGAGGTTCGGTACTTTGATCTCTTGCCTGAGAGAGGATGGGAGGTTGACCTTGATTCCCTTGAAGCTGTAGCAGATGAGAACACTGTGGCCATGGTCATCATCAATCCTAGCAATCCATGTGGGAATGTGTTCACGTCCCAGCATTTAAAAAAGGTAcatataacatgtttggatgaTCTTAAATTTCCTCATAATCTATTATGATATTCAGAAACTACTTATAGAAGCTGCCTCCTAAAATTCATTCtgattttaaaatcaattaaagAAGGATTTCCGAACTTGCTAATAATAGTCTTAAACTTCATTGTTTCAGAGTAGGAAACAAAATGTGACCATTTTTCAAGACTCTTGTAGGTTGCTGAGACTGCAAGAAAACTTGGAATCTGTGTGATTTCTGATGAAGTTTATGGCCATGTAGCTTATGGAAACAATCCATTTGTGCCCATGGGAGTGTTTGCTCCAATAGTGCCAGTTATTACAATTGGGTCCTTATCAAAAAGATGGTTAGTTCCTGGTTGGAGAGTTGGTTGGATAGCCACAATGGACCCCAATGGAATTTTTCAAAAAACTGGGGTTAGTGTTTTCTACCTTTTGTTTTTTCAATCTTTTTATACTTGATAGTTATATCAGTCTAAGAGATTTCTCTTTTATCAAGATCAATTGCAATACAGATTTTTCTTAGCATAGATATCTTGATATTTGAATGATTTTgcaattgttttctttctttatcaGATCAAGACAAATATCATCAGCTATTTGGAGATCACTTCTGACCCTCCAACCTTCATGCAGGTAACAAATAGAATCTACAGCATAAACAAAACACAAGAGTAACAGAAAAGTATTAttgtaaaaataatttgttttcttcAGCTGAACAGATCAATAAGCATACATTCAGAACTTAATACATGTTTTATAGGAAAATTTGGATATACGAGAAACTATATCTTTACTAAGATTAGGAAATATATCTGAGTAGAGATATAGTTTCTCTTATACCCAGACTCTCGTATATGTTGGTTTGTATATATGCCCATATCCTTTTTTATCATGTTGTTTTCTCTTATAAAACAAAAATGACAGCAAGTTAGGCTTGCAGGCAGCAATACCTCAAATCCTTGAGAGAACAGATGatgattttcatttaaaaaatctTAATATAATGAGAGAGGCTGCAAACAAATTCTATGATGTATGCAAGGAGATCCCTTGCTTGACATGCCCTCACAAACCTGAAGGAGCCATGGCTGCATTTGTAAGTTGGATAAagagttatgacttatgaggtTTTCAATTTCATCATGTTATAAATTTCACATGGAGTTATCTTAATACACATGAATCAATTAACAGTAAATTGAATGAATCAGGTGAAGATTAACTTCTCACAAGTTAAGGACATTGTTGATGATGTGGATTTCTGTGTCAAACTGGCCAAAGAGGAATCTGTACTTCTTCTTCCTGGTAACAATTTTTATAGTAATATTTGTCACTTGATAACTTGATAAATAGAATAAAGTCATGTATGATGAGAGTTTCTCTTTATTGATCTTATTACACTTGCTTGCAGGTGTTACTGTTGGACTCAAGAATTGGCTTCGGATTAGTCTTGCTGTTGACCTTTCTGAACTTGAAGAGGGTCTTAGCAGGATAAAAGCATTCAGTCTTCGGTATGCCAAGATGTCATAAATCGTGTCACATGGGAGGCTGTGTTGAATACCAGGTCTATATACCCCATTGAGACCATCTTTATGGCAAAGTATATGTATGGTAATTCCATTTAGTTGTGTTTGGGTAAACATTTTAATTAAGTCCTTATGGCAATAAGCTCTTAGCACAAAATGGTATGCTCATGAGCTAATTTGGGAAACTTATTCGAATAAGTTGAAAATAAGTCGTGTTATAGACTAAAGATAAACTATTTAGATAAGCTCTCTCACCATTTGCTTACACGATTATGCTACAAGATAAGTTTAAATAGGCTATTTCAAGCCTTATACAGTATTAAAGTACCTCACTACTACTAACCGTTTTATTTCTTATCAATTTCCAAACTTACCCTTTCACCTCTCGGAAAATAACTTCttctttgctttttttttttagtctGCACAGCaatttcaatgttttttttatttaaaaattgtgttttttcacTGTACTACTTAtgattttttcaatattttaattgtttatctcaactttcattttttttatccaaaaaaaaatatttttttaatttattcacctcacttttcttttcttgtgtctcatttTATCTCTCTTCTGTTTTCCATCAACTACACATCACATCTCTCAAATTtaaatttctcaattttcttaCTATCTCTTAGGTGTAGGTATTTTTAATATGTGAATAAATACTCTTTATTATCAATTTTACCCATAAAAGATTTCATCTAGTCCCCTAACCGTAGATGTCTTTTCAGAAAATGATACACTATTCCAATTGTTCTACAATAATTtctttaaataattatattattagtGAAGGTACTTCTTGGTGGGGTGGGTAACTCACATGGTTAAGCTAAGGGTAATTGCAGGTAAAGGGTCAGGGTTCGAACTATGAGGGAggataatttgtactaatttttttttggtacatcggaaatatATAAATTGCTCCCACTAGGGATTGATCCATGCACCTCCCCatcccaacccatatgtcccctagctcttaccacttgagttatcattcggggacaatttttactaatttactaataactaacatttacctataaaaaaaactgaagacgcttctaattattatttttattatttatattgaaAATTTTTAAATCTAGAAtccttatataattttttaaatagtaTAAATTCATTTGAGAAGTAGCAACAATCAATtaatcactttcaaaaaaaataatcaattaatcattatttaaaattagaaaataaaaaatctataACCCAactatttataaataatatatcaatTTATTTGAAAAGTACAGTAATAGTTTTAATTActtatttaaacaaaaatttAAGTAAATCTTTAATCAGCAAGTGATCTACATTTGTTATTTTATCATGAAACTGAAACCAATCTTTGTTGTTGGAACTATTGTGAGGTTCAAGGGTAAGTTTggaaaaaacaagaaattgtCAAACAGttgaaattagttttttttttttacatatgtCTTCCTTCGGAGGCAATCTTATTCGAGTCGGAAACATTTACATCATGGTGGAGTTAACTCTCTGAGcggagatttttttttcatatacaaGAGTCGAAGACCTTACTTAAAGGAAATCAAGCATGTACCATCAATAATATTAGTAAATAACACTGCcacatgtaaaaaaaaaaaaggcttt
This portion of the Lotus japonicus ecotype B-129 chromosome 3, LjGifu_v1.2 genome encodes:
- the LOC130746820 gene encoding probable aminotransferase TAT2, giving the protein MENGSEKWNFQGNKGLNASAISVRGVYNMLMDSISNNENNNNKPLVRLCRVDPTDNPLFRTAPVATDAVATAANSFNFYGYPPTAGLPDAKRAIANYLSSDLPYQLSPDNVSLTLGGTQAIDIILPALARPGANILLSRPGYPQYDARAACCLLEVRYFDLLPERGWEVDLDSLEAVADENTVAMVIINPSNPCGNVFTSQHLKKVAETARKLGICVISDEVYGHVAYGNNPFVPMGVFAPIVPVITIGSLSKRWLVPGWRVGWIATMDPNGIFQKTGIKTNIISYLEITSDPPTFMQAAIPQILERTDDDFHLKNLNIMREAANKFYDVCKEIPCLTCPHKPEGAMAAFVKINFSQVKDIVDDVDFCVKLAKEESVLLLPGVTVGLKNWLRISLAVDLSELEEGLSRIKAFSLRYAKMS